Proteins encoded within one genomic window of Polaribacter sp. NJDZ03:
- a CDS encoding adenylyltransferase/cytidyltransferase family protein, translated as MKKLIIVSGYFNPIHKGHLEYFNNAKALADELIVIVNSDLQRGLKGSKEFQKEEERLFIVQNIKSVDKAMISVDNDRTVCASIRAIHEKYGKEYQIGFANGGDQDNNSIPEVPVCKELHIDLIDGLGDKIQSSSWLLKNN; from the coding sequence ATGAAAAAACTTATTATAGTATCAGGATATTTTAATCCAATTCATAAAGGGCATCTTGAGTATTTTAATAATGCAAAGGCTTTAGCAGATGAATTAATTGTAATTGTAAATAGTGATTTACAACGAGGCTTAAAAGGTTCTAAGGAATTTCAAAAAGAAGAAGAACGCTTGTTTATTGTGCAGAACATTAAATCTGTAGATAAAGCGATGATTTCGGTAGATAACGATAGAACGGTTTGTGCATCTATACGTGCTATTCATGAAAAGTATGGAAAAGAGTATCAAATAGGTTTTGCTAATGGAGGAGATCAAGATAATAATTCTATTCCTGAAGTACCTGTTTGTAAAGAATTACATATTGACTTGATTGATGGTTTGGGTGATAAAATACAATCATCATCTTGGTTATTAAAAAATAATTAG
- a CDS encoding UDP-glucose/GDP-mannose dehydrogenase family protein — translation MNIAVVGSGYVGLVSGTCFAEMGNKVTCVDIDQKKIQKLEEGIIPIFEPGLEQMVLKNVKNKNLFFTTNLGEAISDAEIVFIAVGTPMGDDGSADLQYVLAVAKSIGETMNKRLIVVDKSTVPIGTADKVKATIQTELDKRGSDLEFSVVSNPEFLKEGAAIDDFMKPDRVVIGADSDYAFDLMKQLYSPFFRTHDRFITMDIRSAEMTKYAANTMLATKISFMNEIANICERVGADANMVRIGIGSDKRIGYSFIYPGAGYGGSCFPKDVKALKKIAEENGYKANLIESVENVNDAQKLVIAHKIVKRFGEDLSGMTFGLWGLAFKPGTDDMREAPAIYIVKELEKRGAKVKAYDPKAIEEAKEFYLKDAKNITYCTSKYEVLQDADALILLTEWKEFRSPDFVEIKQQLKNPIIFDGRNQYNAFNLEEKGFEYFQIGK, via the coding sequence ATGAATATTGCTGTAGTTGGTTCTGGTTATGTAGGTTTAGTATCTGGTACTTGTTTCGCAGAAATGGGGAACAAGGTTACTTGTGTAGATATAGATCAGAAGAAAATTCAAAAATTAGAGGAAGGAATCATTCCTATTTTTGAACCTGGTTTAGAACAAATGGTTTTAAAAAATGTAAAAAATAAAAATTTATTTTTTACAACGAACCTAGGAGAAGCTATTAGTGATGCCGAAATTGTTTTTATTGCAGTTGGTACCCCAATGGGTGATGATGGCTCTGCTGATTTACAATATGTTTTAGCCGTAGCAAAGTCTATCGGAGAAACTATGAATAAAAGATTGATTGTAGTAGATAAATCTACTGTGCCAATTGGTACAGCAGACAAAGTAAAAGCGACTATTCAGACAGAATTAGATAAAAGAGGATCTGATTTAGAGTTTAGCGTTGTCTCTAATCCAGAGTTTTTAAAAGAAGGAGCAGCTATAGACGATTTTATGAAGCCTGATAGAGTTGTTATCGGTGCAGATTCTGACTATGCTTTTGATTTAATGAAGCAATTATATTCTCCTTTCTTTAGAACCCATGATCGTTTTATAACGATGGATATTCGTTCTGCAGAAATGACAAAATATGCTGCAAATACAATGTTAGCAACAAAGATTTCATTTATGAATGAGATTGCAAATATTTGTGAAAGAGTAGGCGCAGATGCAAATATGGTGCGTATCGGTATTGGTTCAGACAAGCGTATTGGGTATAGTTTTATTTATCCAGGTGCAGGTTATGGAGGTTCTTGTTTTCCTAAAGATGTAAAAGCTTTAAAGAAAATTGCAGAAGAAAACGGTTATAAAGCAAACTTAATCGAGTCTGTAGAAAATGTAAATGATGCTCAGAAATTAGTAATTGCACATAAAATTGTAAAACGTTTTGGAGAAGATTTATCAGGAATGACTTTTGGTTTATGGGGTTTAGCCTTTAAACCAGGTACAGATGACATGAGAGAAGCACCAGCAATTTATATTGTAAAAGAATTAGAAAAAAGAGGCGCAAAAGTGAAAGCTTATGACCCTAAAGCAATAGAGGAAGCAAAAGAATTCTATTTAAAAGATGCTAAAAACATAACGTACTGTACTTCTAAATACGAAGTTTTACAAGACGCAGATGCATTAATTTTGTTAACAGAATGGAAAGAATTTAGATCTCCAGATTTTGTAGAAATTAAGCAACAATTAAAGAATCCTATTATTTTTGATGGAAGAAATCAGTACAATGCTTTCAATTTAGAAGAAAAAGGATTTGAGTATTTTCAAATAGGGAAATAA
- a CDS encoding GDP-L-fucose synthase → MKKDTKIYIAGHRGMVGSAVWRTLEKKGYTNLIGKTSKELDLKNQEAVLNFYEKEKPEVVIDAAAKVGGILANNDFPYQFLMENMQIQNNLIDTALKAGIEKFIFLGSSCIYPKLAPQPLKEEYLLTDSLEPTNEWYAIAKITGVKACQAIRKQFQKDYVSLMPTNLYGTHDNFDLKSSHVLPAMIRKFHEAKMNNNSDVTLWGSGTPMREFLFVDDMAEAVVYALENELPEYLYNIGTGEDLTIKELAETIQQVVGHEGKLVWDSSKPDGTPRKLMDISKMHNLGWKHQIDLKQGIEKTYKWFIENIENFKEVKL, encoded by the coding sequence ATGAAAAAGGATACTAAAATTTATATTGCAGGTCATAGAGGTATGGTTGGGTCTGCAGTATGGAGAACTTTAGAGAAAAAAGGATACACTAACTTAATTGGTAAAACGAGTAAAGAGTTAGACTTAAAAAATCAAGAAGCAGTTCTTAATTTTTATGAAAAGGAGAAACCAGAAGTAGTTATCGATGCTGCTGCAAAAGTTGGTGGTATTTTAGCAAATAACGATTTTCCATATCAGTTTTTGATGGAAAACATGCAGATTCAAAATAATTTAATTGATACTGCATTAAAAGCAGGGATCGAGAAATTTATTTTTCTAGGTAGTTCTTGTATTTATCCAAAGTTAGCTCCACAACCTTTAAAAGAGGAGTATTTATTAACAGATTCTTTAGAGCCAACAAATGAATGGTATGCTATTGCAAAAATAACAGGCGTAAAAGCATGTCAGGCAATTAGAAAGCAATTTCAAAAGGATTATGTAAGCTTAATGCCAACAAACTTATATGGTACGCATGATAATTTCGATTTAAAGTCTTCTCATGTATTACCTGCCATGATTCGTAAATTTCACGAGGCAAAAATGAATAATAATTCAGATGTTACTTTATGGGGAAGCGGAACGCCAATGCGTGAATTTCTGTTTGTAGATGATATGGCAGAAGCTGTTGTGTATGCTTTAGAAAATGAATTACCAGAATACCTTTACAATATAGGTACAGGTGAAGACTTAACGATTAAAGAATTGGCAGAAACAATTCAACAAGTTGTTGGGCATGAGGGAAAATTAGTTTGGGATAGTTCTAAACCAGACGGAACGCCAAGAAAACTAATGGACATTTCTAAAATGCACAACTTAGGTTGGAAACATCAAATTGATTTAAAACAAGGAATTGAAAAAACCTACAAATGGTTTATAGAAAATATAGAAAATTTTAAAGAAGTTAAGCTTTAA
- the gmd gene encoding GDP-mannose 4,6-dehydratase, with protein MKVALITGITGQDGSYLAELLLEKGYEVHGIKRRSSLFNTDRIDHLYQDPHDPDQRLKLHYGDLTDAMNLTRIIQECQPDEIYNLGAMSHVAVSFDTPEYVGNVDGLGTLRILEAVRILGLEKKTRIYQASTSELYGGMPENKNERGFYDELSPFYPRSPYGVAKIYGFWITKNYREAYDMFACNGILFNHESPRRGETFVTRKITRAVAKIALGLQEKVFLGNLEAKRDWGHAKDYVRMMWMILQADKPEDWVIATGVTTTVRDFVRLAFKEVGIEVEFKGEGVEEKAYVTACNHEDFQIEIGKEVLSVDPSYFRPTEVDLLIGDPSKAKNKLGWVPEHDLASLVKDMMQGDVAIMKKDVVLLKAGHEILKQAE; from the coding sequence ATGAAAGTAGCATTAATTACAGGGATTACTGGACAAGATGGCTCATATTTAGCAGAGTTATTATTAGAAAAAGGATATGAAGTACATGGTATTAAAAGAAGATCATCGCTATTTAACACAGATAGAATAGATCATTTATACCAAGATCCACACGATCCTGATCAAAGATTAAAATTACACTATGGTGATTTAACCGATGCGATGAATTTAACGCGTATCATCCAAGAATGTCAACCAGATGAAATATACAATCTAGGGGCAATGTCTCATGTTGCTGTTTCTTTTGATACTCCAGAATATGTTGGTAACGTAGATGGATTAGGTACTTTACGTATTTTAGAAGCAGTAAGAATTTTAGGTTTAGAAAAGAAAACAAGAATTTATCAAGCTTCTACTTCAGAATTATATGGAGGTATGCCAGAGAATAAAAATGAAAGAGGTTTTTATGATGAACTTTCTCCATTTTATCCACGTTCTCCTTATGGAGTTGCAAAAATATATGGTTTTTGGATAACTAAAAACTATCGTGAAGCGTATGACATGTTTGCTTGTAACGGTATTTTATTTAATCATGAGTCACCACGAAGAGGGGAGACTTTTGTAACAAGAAAAATTACCCGTGCAGTAGCTAAAATAGCATTAGGTTTACAAGAAAAAGTTTTTTTAGGAAACTTAGAAGCAAAACGTGATTGGGGACATGCAAAAGATTATGTTCGCATGATGTGGATGATTTTACAAGCAGATAAACCAGAAGACTGGGTAATTGCTACAGGAGTAACTACAACAGTAAGAGATTTTGTACGTTTAGCTTTTAAGGAAGTTGGTATCGAGGTAGAATTTAAAGGCGAAGGAGTTGAAGAAAAAGCATATGTTACAGCATGTAATCATGAAGATTTTCAAATAGAAATTGGCAAAGAAGTCTTATCTGTAGATCCTTCTTATTTCCGTCCAACAGAAGTAGATTTGTTAATTGGAGATCCTTCTAAAGCGAAGAATAAATTAGGTTGGGTTCCAGAGCATGATTTAGCGTCTTTGGTAAAAGACATGATGCAAGGTGATGTTGCAATTATGAAAAAAGATGTTGTTTTGCTAAAAGCAGGTCATGAAATTTTAAAACAAGCTGAGTAA
- a CDS encoding four helix bundle protein, with product MECKLEVWKLAHQLTLDVYQVSKNFPSSEKFGLTNQVRRSSSSVPTNIIEGQGRQYKKEFIQFLYIAKGSLEEANYQLFLAKDLGYISNDEYTKLLDLCTRIKMMLYKLIKSLK from the coding sequence ATGGAATGTAAACTAGAAGTTTGGAAACTAGCGCATCAATTAACGCTTGATGTATACCAAGTTTCAAAAAACTTTCCTTCCTCAGAAAAATTTGGGTTAACCAATCAAGTAAGAAGAAGTTCTAGTAGTGTTCCAACAAATATAATAGAAGGGCAAGGGAGGCAGTATAAAAAGGAGTTTATCCAATTTTTATATATTGCAAAAGGCTCTTTAGAAGAAGCTAATTATCAATTGTTTTTGGCAAAAGATTTAGGGTATATTTCTAATGATGAGTATACTAAATTATTAGATCTTTGTACAAGAATTAAGATGATGCTGTATAAATTAATAAAATCACTAAAGTGA
- a CDS encoding oligosaccharide flippase family protein, translating to MSKSQLKKGILLSYVVIGLNTIVGLSYTPYMLRMLGKNEYGLYSLVISVIGYLTILDLGFGNAIVRYTAKYRAEGKLEEQYSMFGMFLLMYSGIGVVALLIGLFFYFNVSYLFGNTMTEVELTKAGIMVLIMVFNLAISFPFSIFGSIITAYEKFVFQKSIQILRIVLNTLIMVLILEMGYRAIGMVVVVSVFNVLTLFINYIYCKFKLHIKIIFKKIELVFFKEIAIYSFYIFLGVIMDKIYWSSGQFILGAVIGTAAIAVFAVAIQLQGLYMSFSQAVTGVFLPKITGMVVEKNSETAVSEVFIKTGRIQFIVMSFILTGFILFGKNFVILWAGKGYEKAYYMALLFFIPLTVPLIQNLGIAILQARNQMKFRSIMYFLISILSIVLQIPLAKKFGGIGIAIAISISIFLGQIIVMNIYYHIKQKINILKFWSEIFKMAIAPILVGALIYYLKTLFPINTLLEFLIGILFFAFLYIPCFWFFSMNKYEKNIIIQPLKRILKLRN from the coding sequence ATGAGTAAAAGTCAGTTAAAAAAAGGAATATTATTATCTTATGTTGTAATAGGATTAAATACAATTGTAGGTTTAAGTTATACTCCATATATGTTACGTATGCTAGGTAAGAATGAATATGGACTTTATTCACTTGTTATTTCAGTTATAGGATATCTTACAATTTTAGATTTAGGTTTTGGTAACGCTATAGTAAGGTATACGGCTAAGTATAGGGCTGAAGGAAAATTAGAAGAACAGTATTCTATGTTTGGAATGTTTCTTTTGATGTATTCAGGAATAGGTGTTGTAGCACTTTTAATAGGTCTTTTCTTCTATTTTAATGTCAGTTATCTGTTTGGGAACACAATGACGGAAGTAGAATTGACTAAAGCAGGTATTATGGTACTGATAATGGTGTTTAATCTTGCAATTTCTTTTCCATTTAGTATATTTGGTTCTATTATTACTGCATATGAAAAATTCGTTTTTCAAAAAAGTATTCAAATTTTACGAATAGTTTTAAATACATTGATTATGGTTCTTATTCTGGAAATGGGATACCGTGCAATTGGAATGGTTGTTGTTGTTTCTGTTTTTAATGTTTTAACATTATTTATAAATTATATTTATTGTAAATTTAAGTTACATATTAAGATTATTTTTAAAAAAATTGAATTAGTTTTCTTTAAAGAAATTGCTATTTATTCATTTTATATTTTTTTAGGGGTAATAATGGATAAAATATATTGGAGCTCTGGTCAATTTATATTGGGTGCAGTTATAGGTACTGCAGCAATAGCTGTTTTTGCTGTAGCAATTCAGCTTCAAGGTTTATATATGAGTTTTTCTCAAGCAGTTACAGGGGTATTTCTTCCTAAAATAACAGGAATGGTTGTAGAAAAAAATTCAGAAACCGCTGTTTCAGAAGTTTTTATAAAAACAGGTAGAATACAGTTTATAGTTATGTCATTTATTTTGACAGGTTTTATTTTATTTGGTAAAAATTTCGTGATATTATGGGCAGGAAAAGGATATGAAAAAGCTTATTATATGGCTCTTTTGTTTTTTATCCCGTTAACGGTTCCTTTGATACAAAATTTAGGAATTGCCATTCTTCAAGCTCGTAATCAAATGAAATTTAGGTCAATTATGTATTTTTTGATTTCTATCTTAAGTATAGTTTTACAGATTCCTCTAGCTAAGAAATTTGGTGGTATTGGAATTGCTATTGCCATTTCAATATCAATATTTTTAGGACAGATTATAGTTATGAATATTTACTATCACATAAAGCAAAAAATTAATATTTTGAAATTTTGGTCAGAAATATTTAAAATGGCTATTGCACCAATACTTGTAGGTGCACTTATTTATTATTTAAAAACTCTATTTCCAATTAACACTTTATTAGAATTCTTAATAGGTATACTGTTTTTTGCATTTTTGTATATACCATGCTTTTGGTTTTTTAGCATGAATAAATATGAGAAAAACATTATAATACAACCATTAAAAAGAATATTAAAACTAAGAAATTAA